Proteins from a single region of Psychrobacter cryohalolentis K5:
- the argC gene encoding N-acetyl-gamma-glutamyl-phosphate reductase produces MISAAIVGGTGYTGIELIRLLSAHPKVSIDLLTSRSEAGTRADEIFPSLRGISDIVFSDLGDETLATLQQCDVVFFATPHGVAMKQAEALTQAGVKVIDLAADFRLQSLSEFEHWYQQMHTCPDLLKTAVYGLPEVNRAKIAEALVVGNPGCYPTTAILGLKPIIEAQNKQSKQLIESRIVIDAKSGVSGAGRQASLALNYAESTDNFKAYSVEGHRHLPEIEQGVAQLLDSQFKHRIRFLPHLVPMIRGMLSSIHMELTDAGALVDWQQVFEQSYASEQFIDVMPKGLYPDTRSVRASNRLRIAVHQDNERAELTVIVVQDNLVKGAAGQAVQNMNVMFGLDESLGLNFAPIVP; encoded by the coding sequence ATGATTTCAGCAGCGATTGTCGGTGGCACAGGTTATACAGGTATTGAGTTGATACGTCTATTATCTGCCCATCCTAAAGTGTCTATTGACTTATTAACCTCGCGTAGCGAAGCGGGCACTCGCGCTGATGAGATATTCCCAAGTTTACGCGGTATTTCAGATATTGTGTTTAGTGATCTAGGGGACGAGACGCTAGCGACACTACAACAGTGCGATGTGGTATTTTTTGCCACGCCGCATGGCGTTGCAATGAAGCAAGCAGAGGCTTTGACTCAAGCTGGGGTAAAAGTCATTGATTTGGCGGCAGATTTTCGTTTGCAGTCATTGAGCGAGTTTGAGCACTGGTATCAACAAATGCACACTTGTCCTGACCTACTAAAAACAGCCGTTTATGGTTTACCTGAAGTCAATCGCGCCAAAATTGCTGAGGCATTGGTGGTTGGCAACCCAGGTTGCTATCCGACTACAGCTATCTTGGGTTTAAAGCCGATAATTGAAGCGCAAAATAAGCAATCTAAACAGTTGATTGAATCACGCATTGTTATCGATGCCAAATCTGGTGTTTCTGGCGCTGGTCGCCAAGCCAGTCTTGCACTGAATTATGCAGAAAGCACAGACAATTTTAAGGCATATAGCGTTGAAGGTCATCGCCATTTGCCAGAGATTGAGCAAGGTGTTGCCCAATTACTAGACAGTCAGTTTAAACATCGTATTCGTTTTTTGCCGCATCTGGTACCGATGATACGCGGTATGTTGAGCTCTATTCATATGGAGCTGACCGATGCAGGTGCTTTAGTGGATTGGCAACAAGTATTTGAGCAAAGCTATGCATCAGAACAATTTATAGATGTTATGCCAAAAGGGCTCTATCCCGATACCCGTAGTGTACGTGCCAGCAATCGATTGCGTATTGCTGTTCACCAAGACAATGAGCGTGCCGAATTAACTGTCATTGTCGTACAAGACAATTTAGTCAAAGGGGCAGCTGGGCAAGCAGTGCAAAACATGAATGTCATGTTTGGACTGGATGAGTCTCTTGGTTTAAATTTTGCGCCCATCGTTCCTTAA
- the hemE gene encoding uroporphyrinogen decarboxylase, translating into MSASDNNNSLEQKFAPLKNDRLLRALRFEPIDTTPVWMMRQAGRYLPEYKATRAEAGDFMSLCKDTARATEVTLQPLRRYDLDAAILFSDILTIPDAMGLGLYFEAGEGPKFKHPIRQQADLDRLPVLDVNDSLDYVMRAVTSIRTALNGQVPLFGFSGSPWTLATYMIEGGSSKDYRYTKGFLYSNPDFLHQLLDKLATSVIDYLDAQVVAGAQILQIFDSWGGALGHRQFIDFSHAYNKRIVAELKVRHPEIPVVLFTKGGGLWLDIQADSEADALGLDWTMPIDRARQVLTESQRQLTKHHKKLQSSKAIQGNLDPATLYGSPATIRAEVNAMLDSAYANGEKTGYVANLGHGITQWVNPDNAKVFIDAVHDYKI; encoded by the coding sequence ATGAGTGCTTCAGACAATAATAATTCGCTTGAGCAAAAATTTGCGCCTTTGAAAAATGATAGATTGCTAAGAGCACTTCGTTTTGAGCCGATCGATACCACACCTGTCTGGATGATGCGTCAAGCTGGTCGTTATTTACCAGAGTATAAAGCGACCCGTGCTGAAGCAGGTGATTTTATGAGCCTGTGTAAAGATACCGCGCGTGCGACAGAAGTCACCTTACAGCCATTACGTCGTTATGATTTAGACGCGGCTATTTTGTTCAGTGATATATTAACCATTCCTGATGCCATGGGATTGGGTCTCTATTTCGAAGCGGGTGAAGGTCCTAAGTTTAAACATCCTATTCGCCAGCAAGCTGATTTGGATAGATTGCCTGTGCTCGATGTCAATGACTCTCTTGACTATGTCATGCGTGCGGTAACCAGTATTCGTACCGCGCTCAATGGGCAAGTGCCGTTATTTGGCTTTTCTGGTAGTCCTTGGACACTAGCCACTTATATGATTGAAGGTGGTAGCTCAAAGGATTATCGCTATACCAAAGGCTTTTTGTATAGCAATCCTGATTTTTTACATCAATTGTTAGATAAATTGGCGACATCTGTTATTGATTATTTGGATGCCCAAGTTGTGGCAGGTGCGCAGATATTACAGATATTTGATAGTTGGGGCGGCGCTCTTGGTCATCGCCAGTTTATTGATTTCTCACATGCTTATAATAAGCGCATTGTCGCTGAGTTAAAGGTACGCCATCCTGAAATACCAGTAGTATTATTTACTAAAGGCGGCGGGCTATGGCTTGATATTCAAGCGGATAGTGAGGCGGATGCATTGGGTTTAGACTGGACAATGCCGATTGATCGTGCCCGTCAAGTTTTGACCGAAAGTCAGCGTCAGTTAACCAAGCACCATAAAAAACTACAAAGTAGCAAAGCCATTCAGGGTAATTTAGACCCAGCAACTTTGTACGGCTCTCCAGCGACTATCCGTGCTGAAGTCAATGCGATGCTCGATAGTGCTTATGCTAACGGTGAAAAGACCGGTTATGTGGCAAACCTAGGTCATGGTATTACCCAGTGGGTTAATCCTGACAATGCCAAAGTGTTCATCGATGCAGTACATGATTATAAAATCTAA
- the tadA gene encoding tRNA adenosine(34) deaminase TadA, with protein sequence MKNFLNANLLPYQLIHSPFTNGNPLIGEQIKTALFWSVEDIKWMTEALKLAKQGAEKEEVPVGAVLVHNQQIIGQGFNEPIGRCDATAHAEIVALRDACTRLNNYRLPLKTTLYVTLEPCTMCMGAMIHARVDRLVYAAHEPRAGVLGSQMNLAEQPFYNHRMQVDAGLCREHSSQMLKDFFRQRRKVAKVNRKISD encoded by the coding sequence ATGAAAAATTTTCTAAACGCTAATTTATTGCCTTACCAGCTAATACATAGTCCATTTACTAATGGTAATCCGCTGATAGGTGAGCAGATTAAAACAGCTCTATTTTGGTCAGTTGAGGATATCAAGTGGATGACAGAGGCGCTAAAACTTGCCAAGCAAGGCGCTGAGAAAGAAGAGGTGCCAGTAGGAGCTGTCTTGGTACATAACCAGCAGATTATTGGTCAGGGATTTAATGAGCCGATTGGACGCTGTGATGCGACGGCTCATGCTGAAATCGTAGCGTTAAGAGATGCTTGTACACGCTTAAATAATTATCGATTGCCCCTAAAGACGACCTTATATGTGACTTTAGAACCCTGTACCATGTGCATGGGTGCGATGATTCATGCGCGCGTGGATAGATTGGTATATGCAGCACATGAGCCGAGAGCAGGGGTGCTTGGTAGTCAAATGAACTTGGCTGAACAGCCTTTTTATAATCATCGTATGCAAGTCGATGCAGGCTTGTGCCGTGAGCACAGCAGCCAGATGCTCAAAGATTTTTTTCGGCAGCGTAGAAAAGTGGCAAAAGTCAATCGCAAGATAAGCGATTAA
- the cmk gene encoding (d)CMP kinase, producing MTVANPNAITNSEKPSLRYPVICIDGPSGAGKGTVTWRLAQALGYQLLDSGALYRIVGLKAFEAGLITADASQTIDEMAVLALTQSLEIAFVPNNASGRVDIIVNGDAVGDQVRNETVGGYASQIAVFPKVRRALLTLQQDMATRSGLVADGRDMGTVVFPDADVKVFLTASAEARAERRVTQLLNAGQIADFEAILATIKARDDRDENRTTAPSKPAADALLLDSSDLDADAVYEQVKQYCQDKGICFNS from the coding sequence ATGACTGTTGCCAACCCTAATGCGATTACTAACAGTGAGAAGCCCTCATTGCGTTATCCTGTTATTTGTATTGATGGGCCAAGTGGCGCAGGTAAAGGCACAGTTACATGGCGCTTAGCACAAGCTTTAGGGTATCAGCTACTTGATTCAGGTGCGTTATATCGTATCGTTGGACTTAAGGCGTTTGAAGCTGGATTGATTACTGCTGATGCAAGTCAGACCATTGATGAGATGGCTGTATTAGCGTTAACTCAAAGCTTAGAGATTGCCTTTGTACCCAACAATGCATCAGGACGTGTCGATATTATCGTGAATGGTGATGCAGTAGGTGATCAAGTTCGTAATGAAACGGTTGGCGGTTACGCATCACAGATAGCAGTATTTCCAAAAGTTCGTCGAGCATTGCTAACGCTGCAACAAGATATGGCAACTCGTTCAGGATTGGTTGCGGATGGTCGTGATATGGGTACAGTCGTGTTTCCAGACGCTGACGTTAAGGTATTTTTGACTGCCAGTGCTGAAGCGCGTGCCGAGCGCCGTGTAACACAGCTACTAAATGCTGGTCAAATAGCAGATTTTGAAGCGATTCTAGCGACGATTAAAGCCCGTGATGATCGTGATGAAAATCGTACAACGGCACCATCAAAGCCTGCAGCAGATGCGCTACTATTAGACAGCTCTGACTTAGATGCTGATGCGGTTTATGAGCAAGTAAAACAATATTGTCAGGATAAAGGTATTTGCTTCAATAGCTAA
- a CDS encoding ATP-dependent Clp protease adaptor ClpS, with protein MIKQTIARATPITSDWHFPHIPMRLAQVGEPEGETAPQADVLVAEPEVAKPPMYAVVMYNDNYTPMEFVVYILQSEFRHSMDSAVEIMLTIHNSSKGIAGIYPKDIAETKAKKVNSLAHREGYPLLTQIEPHQGE; from the coding sequence ATGATAAAACAAACGATAGCAAGAGCGACGCCAATTACATCAGATTGGCACTTTCCACATATACCCATGCGTCTTGCGCAAGTGGGTGAGCCTGAAGGTGAAACAGCCCCGCAGGCTGATGTATTGGTAGCAGAGCCGGAAGTCGCCAAGCCGCCTATGTATGCTGTGGTGATGTATAATGATAATTACACGCCGATGGAATTTGTCGTTTATATTTTACAATCTGAATTTCGTCACAGTATGGATTCGGCGGTTGAGATTATGCTGACGATTCATAATAGCAGCAAAGGTATTGCAGGTATTTATCCCAAAGATATTGCTGAGACCAAAGCCAAAAAAGTTAACAGTCTTGCCCACCGTGAAGGGTACCCATTATTGACCCAAATCGAACCGCATCAAGGCGAGTAA
- the rpsA gene encoding 30S ribosomal protein S1 yields MESFAELFEASIEETGLDIERGSVITGTVVAIDNDWITVDTGLKSEGIVAREEFLSEEGELEVEVGDTVDVVVEAVDNGMGQTLLSREKAKRVETWNFLEKISDNDEIVKGIISSKVKGGFTVDIGSVRAFLPGSLVDVRPIRDTTHLEGKELEFKVIKLDQKRNNVVVSRRAVMEAENSAEREELLNKLEEGIEIEGIVKNLTDYGAFVDLGGIDGLLHITDMAWRRIKHPSEVVEVGQDLKVKVLKFDRERNRVSLGLKQLGTDPWDNVGGTYPVGSVVKARVTNLTDYGCFAEISEGIEGLVHVSEMDHTNKNIHPSKVVQVGDEVEVMILDIDEERRRISLGIKQTLANPWDEFDKKHERGDKITGTIKSITDFGIFIGLDGGIDGLVHLSDISWNETGEDAIRNYNKGDTVEAMVLSVDSEANRISLGVKQLTSDPFNEYLVNNDRGAIVNGKVKEVDAKGATIELADEVEAYLRASEIQRDRVEDATKHLTVGDDVEAKIISVDRKTRNISLSIKAKDEAEERQAIKELSSTTTTSTAAGSDAQPKTIGDLIKEQMQ; encoded by the coding sequence ATGGAATCATTTGCTGAACTATTTGAAGCGAGCATCGAAGAAACAGGTCTGGATATCGAGCGTGGCTCGGTTATCACCGGTACTGTTGTCGCCATCGATAACGACTGGATCACTGTTGATACGGGTCTAAAATCTGAAGGTATCGTCGCTCGTGAAGAGTTTTTAAGCGAAGAAGGCGAACTTGAAGTTGAAGTTGGCGATACAGTAGACGTAGTGGTTGAAGCGGTTGATAACGGTATGGGTCAAACCTTACTGTCACGTGAAAAAGCCAAACGCGTTGAAACTTGGAATTTCCTTGAAAAAATCTCTGACAATGATGAGATTGTAAAAGGTATTATTTCTAGCAAAGTAAAAGGCGGCTTTACTGTAGATATCGGTTCAGTACGCGCTTTCTTGCCAGGTTCATTGGTAGATGTACGTCCTATCCGTGATACGACGCATCTAGAAGGTAAAGAGTTAGAATTTAAAGTTATCAAACTTGATCAAAAACGTAACAACGTAGTAGTTAGTCGCCGTGCCGTTATGGAAGCTGAAAACTCAGCTGAGCGCGAAGAGCTATTGAACAAGCTTGAAGAAGGTATCGAGATTGAAGGTATCGTTAAGAACCTAACTGATTACGGTGCATTCGTTGATCTTGGTGGTATTGATGGTCTATTGCACATCACTGATATGGCATGGCGCCGTATTAAGCACCCATCTGAGGTTGTTGAAGTTGGTCAAGATCTTAAAGTTAAAGTACTTAAATTTGATCGTGAGCGCAATCGCGTCAGCCTAGGTCTAAAACAACTAGGTACTGATCCTTGGGATAACGTTGGCGGCACATACCCAGTGGGTAGCGTTGTTAAAGCTCGTGTAACCAACTTGACTGATTATGGTTGTTTCGCTGAAATCTCTGAAGGTATTGAAGGTCTAGTACACGTATCAGAGATGGATCATACCAACAAAAACATCCATCCGTCGAAAGTTGTTCAAGTGGGTGATGAAGTTGAAGTAATGATCCTTGATATCGACGAAGAACGTCGTCGTATCAGCTTAGGTATCAAGCAAACTCTAGCAAATCCATGGGATGAGTTTGATAAGAAACATGAGCGCGGTGATAAAATCACTGGTACGATCAAATCAATCACTGACTTCGGTATCTTTATTGGTCTAGATGGCGGTATTGATGGTCTAGTTCACTTGTCAGACATTTCTTGGAATGAAACTGGCGAAGATGCTATCCGTAACTACAACAAAGGCGACACCGTTGAAGCAATGGTATTGTCTGTAGACTCAGAAGCCAATCGTATCAGCCTAGGCGTGAAGCAATTAACGTCAGATCCATTTAACGAATACCTAGTCAACAATGACCGCGGTGCTATCGTTAATGGTAAAGTAAAAGAAGTAGACGCTAAAGGCGCTACTATCGAACTTGCTGATGAAGTTGAAGCGTATCTACGTGCCTCAGAGATTCAACGTGACCGCGTTGAAGATGCGACTAAGCATCTAACTGTTGGTGATGATGTAGAAGCGAAAATCATCAGTGTTGATCGTAAAACACGTAATATCAGCCTGTCTATCAAAGCGAAAGACGAAGCTGAAGAGCGTCAAGCGATTAAAGAGTTAAGTAGCACAACTACGACTAGTACTGCTGCTGGTTCTGATGCACAACCAAAAACAATTGGTGACTTGATCAAAGAACAAATGCAGTAA
- the proB gene encoding glutamate 5-kinase: MAVGIENTIEEARFVEQARNFDIQRVIVKIGSSLLTNNGRGLDRTAIYEWAKQIAQLHKQGVEVLLVSSGAVAEGVVRMNLEERPKKLAALQACASVGQMGLIETWWSALIQYGIQSSQLLLTHDDLSNRSRYLNTTGALTQLLEWRVLPVINENDTITIDEIKFGDNDTLGAMAAAMVNADLYIILTDQEGVFTDNPRNNPHARMIRQERAMADYLFDIAGDGGKLGRGGMLTKIRAGRLAAMGGCPTVIVSGAIDDVITRVVSGEAVGTLLTTNDQDKIIARKQWLAAHLRMSGSLIVDAGAAKAVVEHQKSLLPVGVSEVRGDFDEGDVVEIVHQDTGERIAVGQVNFSSRDACRVARERTEQFDRILGNNEERVVMVHRDNLALTM; encoded by the coding sequence ATGGCAGTTGGCATAGAGAACACGATAGAAGAAGCAAGGTTTGTTGAGCAAGCTCGTAACTTTGATATTCAGCGCGTTATTGTCAAGATTGGCTCATCGTTATTGACCAATAATGGTCGAGGGCTTGATCGAACTGCCATTTACGAATGGGCAAAGCAGATCGCGCAACTCCATAAGCAAGGCGTAGAGGTACTGCTCGTATCTTCAGGTGCTGTCGCTGAAGGGGTGGTGCGTATGAATCTTGAGGAGCGTCCTAAAAAACTGGCGGCATTACAAGCCTGTGCATCTGTCGGACAGATGGGTTTGATTGAAACCTGGTGGTCAGCATTGATTCAATATGGTATTCAAAGCTCACAGTTGCTGCTAACGCATGATGATTTGTCTAACCGTAGTCGCTATCTTAATACTACTGGCGCGCTTACGCAGCTACTAGAATGGCGTGTGCTGCCGGTCATTAATGAAAATGATACCATTACTATTGATGAGATTAAGTTTGGTGATAACGATACTCTAGGAGCGATGGCAGCGGCGATGGTCAATGCCGACTTGTACATTATCTTAACTGATCAAGAAGGTGTCTTTACTGACAATCCACGCAACAACCCTCATGCCAGAATGATCCGTCAAGAGCGTGCGATGGCTGATTATTTATTTGATATTGCAGGTGATGGTGGCAAGTTGGGTCGTGGTGGTATGTTAACCAAAATTCGTGCTGGTCGTCTTGCTGCTATGGGTGGCTGTCCGACGGTGATTGTGAGTGGCGCTATTGATGATGTGATCACTCGAGTAGTGTCAGGCGAAGCAGTTGGTACCTTGCTGACCACCAATGATCAAGACAAAATCATTGCTCGCAAACAGTGGCTTGCCGCGCATTTGCGTATGTCGGGCTCTTTAATTGTTGATGCAGGTGCAGCAAAAGCGGTGGTCGAACATCAAAAAAGCTTGTTGCCAGTTGGCGTGTCTGAAGTTCGTGGAGATTTTGATGAAGGCGATGTGGTCGAAATCGTCCATCAGGATACTGGTGAGCGTATCGCCGTTGGTCAAGTCAACTTTTCTTCTCGCGATGCCTGCCGCGTTGCTCGTGAGCGTACTGAGCAGTTCGATCGTATCCTTGGTAACAATGAAGAACGTGTCGTCATGGTACACCGTGATAACTTAGCATTGACGATGTAA
- a CDS encoding uracil-DNA glycosylase translates to MELFDVQPTKTVAQKQAILDNVRLPEDWKQALSEELTSDNMDSLRAFLKGAYQSEDGIYPPAQLIFNAFNLTPLSQVKVVILGQDPYHRPGQAMGLSFSVPKVIPKPPSLNNLLKEMADDIGIKPSAHGDLTYWAQQGVLLLNSSLTVREGEPNSHQNQGWEKFTDAVIDVINEQTEHTVFILWGSKAQKKGKYINTDKHLILTAVHPSPLAANRGGFFGSKPFSKTNDYLVQYGQTPIDWQLPQ, encoded by the coding sequence ATGGAATTATTTGACGTACAACCCACAAAAACAGTCGCGCAAAAGCAAGCGATTCTCGACAATGTACGCTTGCCAGAAGATTGGAAGCAGGCGTTGTCAGAAGAATTAACTTCTGACAATATGGATAGCTTGCGAGCTTTTTTAAAAGGAGCCTATCAGTCAGAGGATGGTATTTATCCTCCAGCACAGCTGATATTTAATGCGTTTAATTTGACACCTTTATCACAGGTGAAGGTTGTTATCTTAGGGCAAGATCCTTATCATCGTCCTGGACAGGCAATGGGGCTGTCCTTTTCTGTCCCTAAAGTGATCCCAAAGCCACCGTCACTTAACAATTTATTGAAAGAGATGGCGGACGATATTGGCATTAAACCTTCAGCACATGGTGATTTAACGTATTGGGCACAGCAAGGCGTATTATTGTTAAATAGTTCCTTGACAGTAAGAGAAGGCGAGCCAAACAGTCATCAAAATCAAGGCTGGGAGAAGTTCACTGATGCGGTTATTGATGTTATTAATGAGCAGACTGAACATACTGTGTTTATTTTATGGGGCAGTAAAGCTCAGAAAAAAGGCAAGTATATCAATACTGATAAACATCTGATTTTAACGGCAGTACACCCATCACCACTTGCTGCTAATCGTGGTGGTTTTTTTGGTTCTAAGCCGTTTTCAAAAACCAATGATTATCTGGTGCAATATGGTCAAACGCCTATCGACTGGCAATTACCACAGTAA
- the clpA gene encoding ATP-dependent Clp protease ATP-binding subunit ClpA, which yields MLSRHLEVSLRLAMTLARQKSHEYLTVEHLLLALLENTHAANTLTACNANISALRTELEAYINKHTPTVDPDTEQSPQPTQSFDRILQRAIFHVQSIGGGRLVEGSDILVSMFSEHDTYAVYLLKKQGISRLELTQYLSHGQDKDEPSEPRASMTGERRSSASEKTSKDPLVEFATNLNQRAAEGKTDPLIGRGPEIERAAQVLCRRRKNNPLLVGEPGVGKTSIAEGLAWLIINDKAPKPLNGCVIYSLDIGSLIAGTKYRGDFEKRMKSLLDALKKKPNAILFIDEIHMIIGAGSSMSSNMDVSNLIKPALANGELRCIGSTTFTEYRQVFEKDHALSRRFQKIDVKEPSVDDTIDILRGLKPRYEEFHNVVYTDEALVTAVQLSAKHIHERFLPDKAIDVIDEAGAYKRLGVVADADDIEAEESFIADIEQEFDAQIEADIDGLDSDTYSDNEMQEEADIAKANDLAKSSVNKKAKGKRAPIKIDVADIEAIVAKLARIPPKSVSSDDKSILQHLDRDLKHLVFGQDEAIATLADAIKLSRAGLKAPDKPIGSFMFAGPTGVGKTEVSRQLANLLGVELVRFDMSEYMEAHTASRLIGAPPGYVGYDQGGLLTEKINQHPHCVLLFDEIEKAHPDVFNLLLQVMDHGTLTDNNGRVAIFKQVIVIMTTNVGAESISRSSMGFTQQDHSRDNTESLKRVFTPEFRNRLDAIIQFNPLDTSVVVSVVDKFLVELQVQLDDKQVTLEIDDEVRDYLAAKGYDRLMGARPMQRLIQDEIKKPLANMILFGDLVNGGVVHLTLEPEASDGDTMKLDKSSDKGSADSRIILTVVETHEPRPDSESLAS from the coding sequence ATGTTAAGTCGTCATCTTGAAGTTTCTTTGCGTTTAGCAATGACACTTGCGCGCCAAAAATCGCATGAGTATCTCACTGTTGAACATCTTTTACTGGCACTCTTAGAAAATACGCACGCTGCCAACACATTGACGGCCTGTAATGCAAATATCTCAGCACTACGTACTGAGCTTGAGGCTTATATTAATAAGCATACTCCAACGGTCGATCCTGATACTGAGCAATCCCCGCAGCCGACCCAAAGCTTCGATCGTATTCTACAACGGGCAATTTTTCATGTGCAGTCTATTGGTGGCGGTCGTTTGGTTGAAGGGTCGGATATTCTGGTGTCGATGTTTTCAGAACATGATACTTATGCGGTTTATTTGCTCAAAAAACAGGGCATCAGTCGTCTTGAGCTGACTCAGTATCTATCACACGGTCAAGATAAAGATGAGCCATCTGAGCCGCGTGCTTCTATGACGGGAGAGCGCCGTAGTAGTGCCTCAGAAAAAACCAGTAAAGATCCATTGGTTGAGTTTGCGACCAATTTAAATCAGCGTGCTGCTGAAGGTAAAACAGATCCATTGATTGGGCGAGGTCCTGAGATTGAACGCGCCGCGCAAGTTTTGTGTCGCCGCCGCAAAAATAATCCACTATTGGTCGGTGAACCGGGTGTTGGTAAAACCTCTATTGCTGAAGGGTTGGCGTGGTTGATTATCAATGATAAAGCCCCGAAACCACTCAATGGTTGCGTAATTTATAGTCTTGATATTGGCTCATTGATCGCGGGTACTAAATATCGCGGCGATTTTGAAAAACGTATGAAATCGCTATTAGATGCATTGAAGAAAAAACCCAATGCTATCTTGTTTATTGATGAGATTCATATGATTATTGGCGCTGGCTCATCAATGAGCAGTAATATGGATGTGTCTAACCTGATTAAGCCAGCACTTGCCAATGGTGAACTGCGTTGTATCGGTTCAACCACTTTTACTGAATACCGTCAAGTGTTTGAAAAAGACCATGCCTTATCGCGTCGCTTCCAAAAAATCGACGTGAAAGAGCCAAGTGTTGATGATACGATTGATATTTTGCGTGGTCTGAAACCGCGGTACGAAGAGTTCCATAATGTTGTCTATACTGACGAAGCACTAGTTACTGCCGTTCAATTATCAGCGAAACATATCCATGAGCGTTTTTTGCCGGATAAGGCCATTGATGTTATTGATGAGGCTGGGGCTTATAAGCGTTTAGGGGTCGTGGCTGATGCAGACGATATAGAAGCGGAAGAAAGTTTCATTGCTGATATAGAGCAAGAGTTTGATGCACAGATTGAGGCTGATATTGACGGTCTCGACAGTGATACTTATAGTGATAACGAAATGCAAGAGGAGGCAGATATTGCGAAAGCCAATGATCTTGCAAAATCGTCTGTTAATAAGAAAGCAAAAGGGAAGCGCGCTCCGATAAAAATTGATGTAGCAGATATCGAAGCGATTGTTGCCAAGCTTGCACGTATTCCGCCCAAGTCAGTATCTAGTGATGATAAGAGTATTCTTCAGCATCTAGATCGTGATCTTAAGCATCTGGTATTTGGGCAAGATGAAGCGATTGCGACTCTAGCAGATGCGATTAAGCTGTCTCGTGCTGGTCTGAAAGCACCAGATAAGCCAATCGGCTCCTTCATGTTTGCTGGTCCGACAGGGGTTGGTAAAACGGAAGTTTCTCGTCAATTGGCAAATCTGTTGGGTGTTGAGCTGGTGCGCTTTGATATGTCAGAGTACATGGAAGCACATACCGCCTCACGTTTGATTGGTGCGCCTCCAGGTTATGTGGGTTATGATCAAGGTGGTCTATTGACTGAAAAAATCAATCAGCATCCTCATTGTGTGTTACTGTTTGATGAGATCGAAAAAGCGCATCCGGATGTCTTCAACTTGTTATTACAAGTGATGGATCACGGTACATTGACAGATAATAATGGTCGGGTTGCTATCTTTAAGCAGGTCATTGTTATTATGACGACCAACGTCGGTGCTGAGAGTATCAGTCGATCTTCTATGGGCTTTACCCAGCAAGATCATAGCCGTGACAATACAGAATCACTCAAGCGTGTGTTTACTCCGGAATTCCGTAACCGTCTTGATGCTATTATCCAGTTTAATCCGCTTGATACCTCAGTCGTTGTATCCGTGGTTGATAAATTCTTGGTTGAGCTACAGGTACAACTTGACGATAAGCAAGTTACTTTAGAGATTGATGATGAGGTACGTGATTATCTGGCAGCTAAAGGCTATGATCGCTTAATGGGCGCACGTCCAATGCAGCGCCTGATTCAAGACGAAATCAAAAAGCCTCTGGCAAATATGATTCTATTTGGTGATTTAGTGAATGGCGGGGTTGTACATTTAACCTTGGAGCCAGAGGCATCAGATGGTGATACTATGAAGCTCGATAAGTCGTCAGATAAAGGGTCAGCGGATAGCCGTATTATATTGACTGTTGTTGAGACTCATGAGCCACGTCCAGACTCCGAATCATTAGCCAGTTAG